A genomic window from Schistocerca serialis cubense isolate TAMUIC-IGC-003099 chromosome 4, iqSchSeri2.2, whole genome shotgun sequence includes:
- the LOC126474246 gene encoding zinc finger protein 2-like, with amino-acid sequence MYVQVLTNFPVKDEEGGESVSCSTESTDWMKDSLGVLNASEGTTECWPQQKDLGNNREIGNGSDEFSFQQSSSSTEHFHQKHRFEGYQHSLQPNEDEHLVILEDSTRMHAPQYAAQNSNDFPSHETFECPRCNSKFISHLSLSEHHCSRGRKVSKEMQILWYRCHQCYRSYARKGSLARHLKFECGRDPQFECSICHQRIKHKSSLVQHMAVKHGLTSSTDKPGEN; translated from the exons ATGTATGTGcaagttttaacaaatttcccaGTAAAGGATGAGGAAGGGGGAGAGAGCG TTTCATGTTCAACAGAGTCCACAGATTGGATGAAAGACTCACTGGGCGTTTTAAATGCTTCAGAAGGAACAACAGAGTGTTGGCCACAGCAAAAGGATCTTGGAAATAACAGAGAAATTGGAAATGGCAGTGATGAATTTTCATTCCAGCAGTCAAGCAGCAGTACTGAACATTTCCATCAAAAACATAGGTTTGAGGGTTATCAACATTCACTTCAACCAAATGAGGATGAACACCTTGTCATACTGGAAGATAGCACACGAATGCATGCTCCACAATACGCTGCACAAAATTCTAATGACTTCCCAAGTCATGAAACATTTGAATGCCCTCGGTGTAATTCGAAGTTTATCTCACATCTTAGTTTATCTGAACATCATTGTTCCAGGGgcaggaaagtttcaaaagaaATGCAGATCTTATGGTATCGTTGTCACCAGTGCTACAGATCCTATGCACGGAAAGGAAGCCTTGCAAGACACTTAAAATTTGAATGTGGCAGGGACCCACAGTTTGAATGCTCAATTTGCCACcaaagaattaaacacaaaagctcgCTTGTACAGCATATGGCGGTCAAACATGGGCTTACCTCTTCAACTGATAAACCTGGGGAAAATTGA